In Mytilus galloprovincialis chromosome 1, xbMytGall1.hap1.1, whole genome shotgun sequence, the following are encoded in one genomic region:
- the LOC143047598 gene encoding uncharacterized protein LOC143047598 — protein sequence MQRMVIFTQLLICAIVNKVLSFECDISQEVCETSLNIEHQLTMMHPTEKAVYPKNGKLYKYDVANTKDAADITIDDVITADGWETARLVVVANGTLPGPPIIVYEGQTVIVNVTNHLKSEEVTIHWHGLPQEGSPYMDGVPFLSQCPISTGQTFIYKFIASHKGTYWYHSHVGSQRSKGLFGAFIIRERKPVEIEEHILTIQEWNHDYDSDMEDARMMFGGYDNREKFQVSRSLDGQYFSSLKAHSGLINGKGRFWDSHKSTHNEAPLEIFTVKQGNKYRFRIIGVGALYPWTISVDGHKITVVASDGFDVEPQIADSVIINAGERYDVIIDADQPIGNYWIRAKTLESNRNTSVEAILHYQGASDTEPLSIPRTCTDTDKCLVVNCFFIYYPQNDFTLCLPVDKLKHKSDNDQAPKVIQGKFTEYFLNFAFPGKSFTPGSVNGRRFISPTKIALANPKDMDYPCDNTECDEQKICTCTYSLNLKHGDTVQMVFLNMGSGKGWAHPIHMHGHTFYVLKMGYAQYDNRTGEMIGENKDIDCRGGVAKNESFCNDATWSNSSWVNGNIPDLELKKPVRKDTIIVPSGGYVVTRIVADNPGVWFMHCHIELHATDGMAIIINESHANHPSPPQNFPRCHSFQEYDSTITQRPEDDDLFEINDLYTERNFWIMFGVLCAVIVLQFIIILCKCCCERSRDKPEKSYDINGHFNSGFNSQI from the exons ATGCAGAGAATGGTGATTTTTACACAACTTTTAATCTGTGCAATCGTCAACAAGGTGTTAAGTTTTGAATGTGATATATCGCAAGAGGTATGTGAAACATCTCTAAACATAGAACACCAGCTGACCATGATGCATCCGACAGAAAAAGCTGTGTATCCAAAAAATGGTAAACTTTATAAATATGACGTTGCTAACACGAAAGACGCAGCAGATATAACAATAGATGACGTGATTACAGCAGACGGATGGGAAACTGCTCGTTTGGTTGTTGTGGCAAATGGAACATTGCCAGGTCCTCCAATAATTGTCTATGAAGGTCAAACGGTTATTGTTAATGTAACAAACCATTTGAAATCTGAAGAGGTTACAATTCACTGGCATGGACTTCCACAGGAAGGAAGTCCCTATATGGATGGTGTGCCTTTTCTTTCTCAGTGTCCAATATCAACAGgtcaaacatttatttataaatttatagcaTCGCATAAAGGAACATACTGGTATCATTCTCATGTAGGATCTCAAAGGTCAAAAGGACTATTTGGTGCGTTTATAATTAGGGAAAGAAAACCAGTTGAAATTGAGGAACACATCTTAACAATTCAGGAGTGGAATCATGATTATGACTCTGACATGGAAGACGCTAGAATGATGTTTGGTGGATATGACAACCGTGAGAAATTTCAGGTTTCAAGATCTTTAGATGGACAATATTTCAGTTCACTAAAAGCTCATTCTGGATTGATTAATGGAAAAGGACGATTCTGGGATTCTCATAAAAGTACTCACAATGAAGCTCCTCTTGAAATATTTACCGTAAAACAAGGAAACAAATACAGATTTCGAATCATTGGAGTTGGCGCTCTATATCCTTGGACTATATCAGTCGATGGTCATAAAATAACTGTTGTTGCATCTGATGGTTTTGATGTAGAACCACAGATTGCAGATTCTGTAATTATTAATGCTGGTGAGAGGTATGACGTCATCATTGACGCTGATCAACCTATTGGAAATTATTGGATAAGAGCAAAAACTCTAGAATCAAACCGTAATACATCGGTTGAAGCTATACTCCATTACCAAGGGGCTTCAGATACCGAACCGTTATCAATACCTCGTACCTGTACAGATACCGATAAATGTTTGGTAGTAAATTGCTTTTTCATATATTATCCACAAAATGACTTTACATTATGTTTACCTGttgacaaattaaaacataaatcgGACAACGATCAAGCACCTAAAGTCATTCAAGGAAAATTTACAGAATATTTCCTAAATTTTGCCTTTCCTGGAAAATCATTTACCCCAGGCTCTGTGAATGGCAGAAGATTCATTTCGCCAACGAAAATAGCACTGGCTAATCCTAAGGATATGGACTATCCATGTGATAACACTGAGTGTGACGAGCAAAAAATTTGCACTTGCACATATTCATTAAATCTTAAACATGGAGATACCGTTCAAATGGTATTTCTCAATATGGGCAGCGGGAAAGGCTGGGCACATCCAATTCATATGCATGGACATACTTTTTATGTACTGAAAATGGGATATGCACAGTACGACAACAGAACTGGAGAAATGATAGGAGAAAATAAAGATATAGATTGCAGAGGTGGAGTAGCTAAGAACGAAAGTTTTTGTAACGATGCCACATGGAGTAATTCATCATGGGTTAATGGCAATATTCCGGATTTAGAATTGAAGAAGCCGGTACGCAAGGATACTATTATAGTTCCGAGTGGAGGATATGTGGTAACACGTATAGTTGCCGATAATCCAGGAGTTTGGTTTATGCATTGTCATATTGAACTTCATGCTACTGATGGAATGGCAATTATTATTAATGAATCGCATGCTAATCACCCATCTCCGCCACAAAATTTCCCACGCTGTCACAGTTTTCAAGAATATGATTCAACGATTACACAAAGGCCAGAGGATGACGATTTATTCGAAATAAATG atctcTATACAGAAAGAAATTTTTGGATAATGTTTGGTGTTCTATGTGCAGTGATAGTATTGCAGTTTATCATTATATTGTGTAAATGTTGTTGTGAACGATCAAGGGACAAACCTGAAAAATCATATGACATTAATGGTCATTTCAATTCTGGTTTTAATTCGCAAATATAA